A single region of the Phycisphaerae bacterium RAS1 genome encodes:
- the hslU gene encoding ATP-dependent protease ATPase subunit HslU, with product MQELTPRQVVQALDKYIIGQEEAKRAVAVAVRNRWRRLQLPVGLREDVTPKNILMIGPTGVGKTEIARRLAQLIDAPFLKVEATKFTEVGYVGRDVDSIVRDLAERAVAMERQLAARQVKERASQAAEDRIVDQLLPGGSHADSDVELAERRMRSREKLRAQLAAGELTDQTIEVSIDERSVPVHVMTNMGLDQMGPEFENLMERLMPARSKRQRVPVPQALEILTQQETDRLIDQDALHAAAVRRCEESGIVFIDEIDKVCGSRMGDGVGPEISRSGVQRDLLPLVEGSTVNTRYGPVRTDHVLFIAAGAFTHVRPADLMPELQGRFANRVELGDLSAEDYYRILTEPQNALIKQQIELLRTEGVKLQITKEAIHEMAEMAFQANQVLENIGARRLYTIVEKVFEEISFNASDAANKNVSVDVDYVRIRLADVLSDKERSEYEL from the coding sequence ATGCAGGAACTTACGCCGCGACAGGTCGTTCAGGCGCTCGATAAGTACATCATCGGGCAGGAAGAGGCCAAGCGCGCCGTCGCGGTCGCCGTCCGCAACCGCTGGCGGCGGCTCCAGCTTCCGGTCGGGCTGCGCGAGGATGTGACCCCCAAGAATATCCTGATGATCGGTCCCACCGGAGTCGGAAAGACCGAGATCGCCCGCCGGCTGGCGCAGCTCATCGACGCCCCGTTCCTCAAAGTAGAGGCCACCAAGTTCACCGAGGTCGGCTACGTCGGCCGCGACGTGGACAGCATTGTCCGTGATCTGGCGGAGCGGGCGGTCGCGATGGAGCGGCAGCTCGCCGCGCGGCAGGTCAAGGAGCGTGCCAGCCAGGCCGCGGAGGATCGGATCGTCGACCAACTCCTGCCGGGCGGCTCGCACGCGGATTCAGACGTCGAGCTGGCGGAGCGTCGCATGCGCTCACGCGAGAAGCTCCGCGCCCAGCTTGCCGCCGGCGAACTGACGGACCAGACGATCGAGGTTTCGATCGACGAGCGCTCGGTGCCCGTGCACGTCATGACCAATATGGGGCTGGACCAGATGGGGCCGGAGTTTGAGAACCTGATGGAACGGCTGATGCCGGCCCGCTCGAAGCGGCAGCGCGTGCCCGTGCCGCAGGCGCTGGAAATCCTGACACAGCAGGAGACTGACCGGCTGATCGACCAGGACGCCCTGCACGCCGCCGCCGTCCGCCGCTGCGAGGAGTCGGGCATCGTCTTTATCGACGAGATCGACAAGGTCTGCGGCAGCCGCATGGGGGATGGCGTGGGGCCGGAGATTTCGCGCAGCGGTGTGCAGCGCGATCTACTCCCGCTGGTCGAAGGATCGACGGTCAACACGCGCTATGGACCGGTGCGGACGGATCATGTGCTGTTCATCGCGGCCGGTGCGTTTACGCATGTTCGTCCGGCGGACCTGATGCCGGAACTTCAGGGGCGTTTCGCGAACCGGGTGGAGCTGGGCGATCTGAGCGCCGAGGATTACTACCGCATTCTGACGGAGCCGCAAAACGCGCTGATCAAGCAGCAGATTGAGCTGCTGCGCACCGAGGGCGTCAAGCTCCAGATCACCAAGGAAGCGATTCACGAGATGGCGGAAATGGCGTTCCAAGCCAACCAGGTGCTGGAGAACATCGGCGCCCGCCGGCTGTATACGATCGTCGAGAAGGTGTTCGAGGAGATTTCCTTCAACGCCTCCGACGCGGCGAACAAGAACGTGTCGGTGGACGTGGACTACGTGCGAATCCGGCTGGCGGATGTGTTGAGCGACAAGGAACGGAGTGAGTACGAGCTGTAG
- a CDS encoding Xylose isomerase-like TIM barrel: protein MSVRIAINAAAFGGQSLESVVASAKDAGAEGLELAAIHGSLDIGLMKAVVAAPGAARDGFSAAGVAPAILDTDLSVGVLDGSRLAHWLALAEKWIRLAGQIGGATILMRVDGGGLNRDVILRQAVEALNRLCGLAGEAGVTVLLENSGVAAASRELWFLQDAVGSASLRVCWNTALPLAAPQPVDPPTIALKRLAPSLAVVRLALERVVAEAAGQRRTEDGVFEPAVVAADEIDILHVVELLRGIAYSGWILLSPSAREADATPAAAPAADLSVATAYLRAQFAKPVIQMTAYKGDKNAPRYPRPATAS from the coding sequence GTGTCGGTTCGAATCGCAATCAACGCCGCGGCGTTTGGCGGCCAATCACTCGAGAGCGTCGTCGCAAGCGCGAAAGACGCCGGAGCGGAGGGGTTGGAACTTGCCGCGATCCACGGATCGCTTGACATCGGCTTGATGAAGGCCGTCGTGGCGGCGCCAGGCGCCGCGCGCGATGGGTTTTCGGCCGCGGGCGTCGCACCGGCTATTCTGGATACCGACCTTTCCGTCGGCGTGCTGGACGGCTCGCGCCTGGCGCACTGGCTGGCGCTCGCAGAGAAATGGATCAGGCTGGCCGGGCAGATCGGTGGAGCGACCATCCTGATGCGCGTTGACGGCGGAGGACTGAACCGGGATGTGATTCTCCGGCAAGCGGTCGAGGCTCTGAACCGGCTGTGCGGACTGGCTGGCGAGGCGGGCGTAACGGTTCTGCTTGAAAACTCCGGAGTGGCCGCCGCCAGTCGCGAACTGTGGTTCCTCCAGGACGCGGTCGGCTCGGCGTCGCTGCGCGTCTGCTGGAACACGGCGCTCCCCCTTGCGGCGCCGCAGCCGGTGGATCCACCGACGATCGCGCTCAAGCGACTGGCGCCGTCGCTCGCCGTCGTTCGTTTGGCGCTGGAGCGCGTGGTCGCCGAAGCTGCGGGCCAGCGCCGGACGGAAGATGGCGTGTTTGAACCGGCCGTGGTCGCTGCCGACGAGATCGACATCCTGCATGTGGTCGAGCTGCTGCGTGGAATTGCGTACAGCGGGTGGATTCTGTTGTCGCCGAGCGCGCGCGAAGCCGACGCGACTCCCGCGGCCGCGCCGGCCGCCGACCTTTCTGTGGCGACGGCCTATCTTCGCGCGCAGTTTGCCAAGCCGGTTATTCAAATGACCGCGTACAAGGGCGACAAGAACGCACCGCGCTACCCGCGACCGGCGACTGCGAGCTGA